Below is a window of Flavobacterium sp. CFS9 DNA.
AAGATTAACAGGAAGAACTTCTATTGTGGATTTAGAAGAATATCCTCGTTCCTGCATACAATTATCCGTGACCGGAGACATTGTAAATAAAATTGACATGACAGCAAGTTTTATGGAAATTTCCAGAACGTTAAATGTTGATATTTCATTCCAGGAAGACAATATTTATAGACGAAACAGACGTTTGGTTTGCTTCGATATGGATTCTACTTTAATTCAGACCGAAGTAATCGACGAACTGGCTGAGCTGAACGGCGTAGGAGATCAGGTTAGAGCTATCACAGAATCAGCAATGAATGGCGAGATTGACTTCAACGAAAGTTTCAAACAGCGTATGGCATTGCTTGAAGGATTGAGTGAAGATGTTTTGCAGAAGGTAGCGGTTAATTTACCCATTACAAAAGGAGCGCATCGCTTAATGAAAGCCCTGAAATATTACGGATACAAAACCGCAATTTTGTCCGGAGGATTTACCTATTTTGGAGAGTATCTGCAAAAAGAATTGGGTATCGATTACGTCCATGCCAATAAGTTAGAGATAAAAGACGGTAAACTTACCGGTAAATATATAGGTGATATTGTAGACGGTCAAAAGAAAGCCGAATACCTAAAAGCAATCGCCGACAAAGAAGGAATTCACATTAACCAAACGATTGCGGTTGGAGATGGTGCCAATGATTTGCCAATGATCAATTTAGCAGGTCTGGGAATTGCTTTTCATGCCAAACCCAAAGTAAAAGAAAATGCGGCAACGTCAATTTCAAGTCTGGGTCTTGACGGAGTTTTGTATTTATTAGGATACCACGACAGATACATTGATATGATGTAAATTATTGTCGGGCTGAGCGAAGTCGAAGCCCTTTTCAATGTCAAAAAGAACTTTGATTTCGCTCATTTTAGTCAGGCTGAGCGAAGTCGAAGCTATGAGCATGCCCCGCTGAAAAAGCGGGTCGGGCTATCCGTTCCGCACAAGCGAAGCGAACTGACGAAGTAATCTTTTTGTCCGCCACTGCGGACAAAAAGGATTTCTACTTCTATTCCTCTGTTAGAATTATTACTTTTGACTTTCTCGGGATTTCAATTCCTCTTTAATGTCTTTTAAAGTCTTAAAATTTAAAATAAGTAAAGGCAGTAAAGCAATAGGAACAACCTGAGAAGCGCTAAATCCTTTCTTTAAAACAAGATAGATGTTCACGATAAATAATAGTGCTAAAATTACAGCAAATGCATATGTAGCTGATTTTGACATTTTTTGGCTTTTAAGCAATTCTTCGGTGGTCATTTTGCTAAACTTTTCGTTTTTCATTTTATTATGGTTTTGGTTAATTTGATTTTTTACTGCAAGTTATCAGCTTGCAAGATTGTTTAATTTCCAGCCTTTTCCAATTAAGTGTTTTTTGCATTTGAAACAAAAATCAGTTTCTTCATCCAGATGATTTTTTCCTTCTGCATCTCTCATTAAACAGTTTTTTACAGCACAATGAGGTAGTCCTTCGGTATGTCCCAATTCATGCAGTACCACTTTGTAAAATTGAGCGCTTTTATTTTGTTTGCTTAATCTAAAGTCAGAGACCACACAGGATTTACCAGGATGATAGCCTAGTCCCATAACTCCCCAGTCTTTCGTTTTTTCTTTGGTCACACTAATGTCACGGTTTGATAAACCTATAATTACAGAATCTGTACCAATATTGTTTTTGATCGTTTTAATAATACTGTCAGCTCGATACCTGTTTCGGGGTTCGTAAAATGCACTTTCCGGAAAAGGAATGTTGGCTCTTAAAACAACATTAGGGTTAATCGTTTGTATTTTATGATAAACCTCTTTTGCCTGCTCCGTTTTGAAACTCCCCAAAGGCTGAAGGACAATTATTTTTGGATGCTGTTTCTGGGTACAGGAGATGAAAAAAAATATTAAAATCAAAATGTAATTTCTCATTTCGCCGATCCTAAGTTTGTTAATTCAACACTTTTAATAGATCCGAGAGGAGCAATTTTGATCGCATTATTTTTTGGAGTCAGGTAAAAGTAATAAGCACTATTAACATCTATTAAAAAAACTGCCTCAGTTTCTCCTGTGTTAAAGGTGATTTTTTGTTTGTATTTCAATTCATTTGTTCTGATCTTCTCTGCAATTTTATAACCTCCGCCAATTCCTAAACCAATAAAAAAACTTAGTAATCCGGCTCCAACGCAAACTAAAAATTTTTGTTTCAGTTTGTTTTTGATTTCAGCATCTGAGAATTTTTCCCCGTTTAGATTTGTTCCTATTACTTTTTTTGCCCAGTTTTTGTTGCGATGACTATAGCATAAACTTAAAACAAGTATGACAATAGCAGCGAAAACAATTAAACTTAATAAGACAATTGGATTTGCGGTTAAATCAGCAACAGGACTGATGAGAATATCCATAATGGTTGAATACTTCAGAATGTTTATCTTCAGTTGGAAAAAGAAAACACATTCTTTTAGAATTCCCAGTATGACTAGAAAAAGATAACCTAACGGAATTAAATTTTGGATTTTTTCTATTAATTTCATTCTAAATTAACGTGGTTTTTGATTAAGGTTTTTGTAAAACTACATCTCTTTCAGCTGCTCCAAATAATCCCTTTGATTGGAAAGTCTTGGGATTTTATGCTGTCCGCCTAATTTATCGCGTTCTTTTAACCAGTCGTAGAATAAGTTTTCACGTGCCACATTAATCACTAAAGGATTTAAAGTCATATTATTGTGACGTTTGGCTTCGTAATCAGAATTTAGAGTTTGCAAAGTGTCATCCAGTACTTTTTGGAAAAGCCCCACATCGGCAGGTTTTTTCTTGAATTCGATCATCCATTCGTGAGCACCTTTTTCCTTGTCCTGCATGAAAATAGGAGCCACGGTGTAGTCGATCACTTCAGTATGAGTAAGCTGACAGGCTTTGGCAATCGCCTGATCGGTATTTTCGACCATTAATTCTTCGCCGAACACATTAATATGATGTTTCGTTCTACCTGTTACCCTGATTCTGTAAGGGTTTAAAGATGTAAAACGAACCGTATCTCCAATCAAATAACGCCATAAGCCGGAGTTGGTTGTAATGACAATCGCATAGTTTTTGTTTAACTCAACATCAGCCAGACGAATTACTTTTTGATTTGGAGTTCCAAACGTATCCATCGATATGAATTCATAGAAAATGCCATAATCCAGCATCAGCAATAAATCACTTGAATTGTTTAAATCCTGAATAGCAAAAAAGCCTTCAGAAGCATTGTATATTTCGTAATACCTGAAATCTTTGCTTGGTAAAATATTTTTGTATTGCTCTTTATAAGGAGAGAAACTTACTCCACCGTGGAAATAAACTTCCAGATTAGGCCAGATATCAAGAAGACTTTCTTTTCCTGTATTTTCTAAAACTTTATTCATTAAAACCAGCATCCATGACGGAACGCCTGCAAAACTGGTTACATTTTCGTTTTTTGTTTCATTTATAATCGCAGCAATTTTCGATTCCCATTCACTCATCAAAGAAGTTTTACTGCTTGGAGTACTGCTAAACTCAGCCCAGATCGGCATGTTTTCAATCAGAATAGCCGATAAGTCGCCAAAGAACGTATTATTGTTCTCGTAGATTTGAGAACTTCCGCCCAGACGGAGACTTTTCCCAAGGAACAATTCCGAATCCTCATTGTTGTTGAGGTACAGACAAAGTAAATCTTTACTTCCTTTATAATGACAATCTTCTAAAGCTTCATTACTCACAGGAATGAATTTACTTTTAGCATTCGTAGTTCCGCTTGATTTAGCAAACCATTTTATTGGCGTTTCCCAAAATACATTCTGTTCCCCCTGACGCGTACGTTCAATCAATGGCTGAAGCTCCTCATAAGTAGCAATCGGTACCCTTTCAGCAAAAGTCTGATAAGAATTAATCGATTCAAAATCATACTGTTTCCCTATAATAGTATTTTCTGAAGCGGTCAGTAAATTGTGCAACAGCTCCTCCTGAACTTCATTCGGATATTTTAGAAAAAGTTCTATCTGATGTATCCTTTGTTTTAGGACCCACGAAGCGAAAGAGTTGATTATTGATAAGGGCATGGGTGAAATTTATATTTTAGATTGCTGATTGTAGATTTTAGATTTTACAATTCGCGTAAAATCAGGAACCTTAAAATTTGAATATCGAAAGACAAATAGTAACTTTGCCGTTGTATCAAAAATAGTGTTTTTTTGTAAAAAATAACATGCTATTTTTATTAAACATTCCGGTTCGGCCGAATTTTAACTCTTAAAATTCAGAATTCAGACCGACAAATCTAAAATATACAATCCGCAATCTAAATTCTAATGACATATCAAGGCGTACTTACAAAAATGCAAACTGAAATGGGAGCTCCAATTCAGTATTATTTGGTGTTTGAAGACAGTTTTTTAAACATGAATCAATTACTGAACAAAGAGATCGAAATTAATTTCGTTGGATTTGAATGTCTGAATTGTCATAAGAAGAAAAAGATTTACCGCCAGGGATTCTGTTATGAGTGTTTTTACTCAAGCCCTGCTGTTGGGGATTGGATTATGCGGCCAGAACTTAGTACTGCACATTTAGGAATTGCAGACCGTGATTTGGAGTACGAACAAAAAGTACAGCTTCAACCTCATATTGTATATCTGGCTTTGGCAAGTGAAGTAAAAGTTGGGGTAACCCGTAAAACTCAGGTTCCAACGCGTTGGATCGACCAAGGAGCTACCCAGGCTATTGCGATCGTTGAGGTTCCAAACCGATATTTAGCCGGAATTACAGAGGTGGCATTAAAAGACCACTATACCGACAAAACAAACTGGAGAAAGATGCTTCAAAATACAGGTGAAAATTTCGACCTGCTGACTGAAAAAGCAAAAGTGGAAAGTTTGATTCCGGCAGAAGTACAGGAATATTTTTATACCCAAAAAAATGATCTGTACGAACTGCAGTATCCCGTTTTAAATTATCCGACTAAAGTAACCAGCCTGAATCTGGATAAAACTCCGTCATTTCAGGGAAAATTGACCGGAATCAAAGGACAATATTTAATCTTTGAGAATGGAACCGTTTTTAATGTAAGAGGTTCGGAGGGTTATGTGGTTAGTATAGCGGTTTAATATTTTACTAAAAATAAATGCATTCCAATATGTTGTTGGTTAGTGTTTTAGTGTATTTGTAACACTGGTTTTAGTAAAATTGTAATCTGAATGTTGAAACATTTGGTTACAATTTTATAATAATTATTTATTAGAAGATTTTAATTTTAAGTCTAAAGAGAGCCTAGTTTAGCAAAAAGCGAAATGAAAGTTTTTTTGGATTTCCAAAGACATATATTTTAATCAATTAATGAATTATAAAGATGAGTGTTTTAAAACGAATAAATGTGGTCAGGCGCAGCGTAATGCACCGTCTCACTAAGAACATTGGAAAGCCAAGATCTGAGCAGCATATTGTTTTAGTAGATAAAACTGAAATCAGGCGGGTTCTAATTTGCAGACCAAATGCCAGACTCGGAAACTTATTATTGGTTACGCCGCTGGTTCAGGAAGTCAACGATATGTTTCCAAATTGTAAAGTCGATTTGTTTGTTAAGGGAGCTTTAGCTCTGGTGATTTTTGGAAATTATCAAAACATCAATAAGGTAATTGGTTTGCCTAAAAAACCGTTCAAAAGCTTATTGGAATATCTGAATGTCTGGATTTCAATAAAAACACAAAAATATGATGTGGCGATCAACGTAGATCAAAACTCTTCTTCAGGACGTTTAGCAGTCCAGTTCTCTAATGCTAAGTACAAATTTTACGGAGATTTAAATGATGAATCTCAACTTCTAAAAAAAGACTACGATCATATTGCAAAATATCCCGTTTATAACTTCCGAAATTATTTAACGAAACTTGGATTAGCAAAAAGCAATAAAATAATAGCCCCGATTGACCTTAAACTATCTTCTTCTGAAATTGCTAACGGAAAGAAAATTTTAAATGACTTAGTACCTAATTCTAAAAGAACCATCTGTATTTTTACGTATGCGACGGGAGCAAAATGCTTGTCGGAAGAGTGGTGGGAGAACTTTTACAGGCAACTTAAAGAGGAATATACAGAGTATAATATTATTGAGATTCTGCCTGTAGAAAATGTTTCGCAAATCGCATTTCAGGCACCTGCATTTTACAGCAAAGATATTCGCGAAATAGGGGCTGTAATTGCCAATACCGATTTGTTTATTGGAGCTGATAGCGGGATTATGCATTTAGCCAGTGCCGTTCAGACCCCTACTATTGGGCTTTTTTCAGTCTCAAACCTTAAAAAATACGAGCCTTACGACAATTGCAGCATCGGAGTAGATGTTAATTTATACACTAAAAAGGATTACTCAAAAATTATAAATTCGATCCTGAATAACGGAAAAATTAATAGTATAAGGCAGGCAATTTAAACCATATGAAAACAAAAAAAGGCATCCATGGATGCCTTTTTTTGTTTAGTTTTTCTTCTTAAACAAGCCATTGATTAAGTCACTGGCTTTTTTCGTAACCTCTTGAGTTTTCTGCTCTTTTTCGGTAGCAGCAGCTTTGGTGGTATCTTTAGCTTTTGTGTTTTTATTGATAAAATCATTAAGAGCTGAAGTTCCTTTTTGAGTCAGTTTGTCTCTTTGCTGATTTGCAACCTGTGCAGCCAGACTGGTCACGGCGCTTTTCATATCAGTCGATACTTTTGGATGCGAAAAATTACCGGTAAGCACAGCATTTATTGGAATGTTTTGCAGTTTTGCAGCATCTGCCGGAGACATTTTAGCCAGGAAGGCATTGGCTTCATTTCCTAAATATTTTGCCGGAACATCTAATTTTAAATTATAGTTCATCGTTTGATCGAAACCGTGAGTTCCGCCAATTGTAATTTTAATGTCCTGATATTTGATGTCAAATGGTTTTACGCTCACTTTTCCGTTATCAAATGTTAGAGCCGCTTTAATATCATTCAGATTTATTTTATTAGGATCAATAAACTTCAGATTAGAAGTTAAGGCATTGATAACCGTTGAATTTTTAGAATTTACAGTAGTTGAAAGCAGCTGCCCTAAAAGATCTCCCGAGATTGATTTTAGATCCGGAGTCAATTCTTTATCGTCTAAGTTTCCGTTTAATTTTATGGTCGAATTTAATTTTCCGTTGATGATTCCTGCCAAAGGAGCAATTTTTTTCATCATGTCCAATTGCGTAAAAGTCTGCGCAATATCCACCTGATTAAAGCCTAAATTCATATCAAAAGTCGGCACTTTTGCTTTGGTAGAAACAGCTCCGTTAAGGCCAATTGTTCCTCCAAAAATAGAAGTTTTAAAGTTTTCTAAAGTAGCTTTTTCGTCCTTAACGATTAATCGGCCCGAAACGTCTTTTAGTTTCAGATTGTCGTATAAAACCGTTGTAGCTTTAGCATTTAAAGTACAATTTAAAAACGCCGGGATCTTCATCGCTTCAGTAGGTTTTGCGGCTGCTTTTTCTGTAGCAGGAGTCCCTGAAGTCATAAAATCATCCACTGCCAATTGATTTGAACTCATGTTGAAGTTTCCTCTTAACTCTTGCTTTTTGAACATGAAACCATAGAAATTTTCCAGTACTCCGTTAATGCTTAAATCACTTTTTCCGGTTGTAGCATCAAATTTTTTCAGGTTTATGGTACTCGGATTAAACTCTACCAATGCCGTACTGATGTTCATCGACTTATTGTTTTCGTCCGTATATTTAAATCCGGACAGACTCATAGTTCCGGCATTTTTGATATTTTGGTATTGACTTTTTTCAACAGATGCCATATCAAATTGTGTAGTCACATCTGCTTTTAAAATACCGGCAAGAGGTTTGTCCATTTTAATTGGATAAGCCTTAGAAAGATTCGCCAGATTGATGGTTCCTTTCAAAGCGGCATTCACCATAGGATTTTGCGTGATGTTTTTGATATTAGCTTTCGCGTTAAAAACATCCTGATCAATTCGGAAAGAAAGTTTGTCCAGATTAACGTAGGTATCATTCAGTATTCCCGTTTCGTTGATAATTTTAGTGTCAATTACAATATTCTGAACCGATTTTGGGAGGTTCGGATATTGAAACGAAGCATTATTGGAAGCAATCGCCACATTAAACTTAGGTACAGTAGTCTCAGTTAATTCACCTTTAGCAAAACCGGCTACCGTAAAGTCTCCTGTGGTTTTTACACCGTCCAGACTTGAAGCATAAGCAGAAGGAATAAGTCCTAAGAAATTCGTAAAGGAGGAAGTAGGCGTCTTAAACTTCAGATCATAAATTTGTCCGGCATCCACCATCTGAATAAATCCGTCAAATTCTAAAGGCAATTGATTGATTAAAGCTTTATTTTCCTTAAAGGTATATTTGCTTTTTTCAAGGTCAATTCCTAATACAGCGTCTAAAGTCAGTTTTACATTTTTCATGTAATTGATCTTATCCATATCCAAAGAAACATTAGCAACAGATTTTGTTGTTAAATCTAATTTTGAATTGGTAAAATCGCCCGTTCCTTCATGGTGCAAACTGTCAATTACCATTTTTATTTTAGACCCCTGATCGATGTATCTGAAAGTGAAATTTTCGATTTTATAATTTTGAATCTTCAGCGAAAGCGGTTTGCTTTTGTCGTCTTTCACGTCCTTTTCTTTGTCTTTTAGGGCAATATCAAAATTACCAACACCGTCTTTGTTGAAAATAATATTCACCAGACCATTTGTAGAGCTGATTCCCTGTATGTTTAAAGGTTCTTCTTTTCCTTTGAAAAGTTCCTTAATGCTCATTTTTAAATTCAGTTCACCTAATGAAACCAAAGTATCTCCTTCAAATGGAGCTTTGTTGATGATCACCAGTTTTTCGATTCCCACAGTGGCATTCGGAAAGTTTCTAAACAAACTTAAATCGGCATCTGTAAAGCTTACCTTGGCATCAACACTTTTGTTGATGGCTTCTGAAATTTTGGCTTTTATTTGATCTTTAAAAAAGTATGGAATGGCAAATAAGGCCGCTACAAGGACCACAAGAACTATGGCTGTTATTTTTAAAATTTTCTTTACCATATAAATAAATTTGAGGGGTTAAATTGCTAACTGATTGCTGCAAAAATAGTTTTTTTTGATGGAGTTCATAAATAAAGTTTTTGTTAAACCTAAGAATATACTTCGGTTTGTTTCAAAAAAAAAATCCGCCTGAATATAAGTTCAAACGGATTTTTAAGGTTTTTATGATTGCTGATTATTTTTTAATGAAAGAAATAATCTTATTGGTCATGATTTCGGAGACAGGCAGACTTTCATTTTTATAACTTTCCAGATTGGCCTGATGATCTCCGTCGATGATTTTCATGATATGATTCATTTTATCAACGATCAGAAGTTCAGCATTTTTATTGGCCTTTGATAAGAGCTCTGCATCTTTTACAGTCACTTGCAAATCCTTATTTCCCTGAACGATCAAGATAGGGATGTTTAGTTTTTTGATTTCGTTTTGCGGATTGTATTTGAACCAGGAAATTAAATACGGCTGAATGCTGGGTCTGAAAAGAGCATTAAGCATCGGATCTACTTTCTTTACCGTAAATCCGCTTTTCAGACTGTCAATAATCGGGAAGGTTAATTCCTCTACTTGTTTGTTTGATTTAGAAGCAATTTGCGATTTGATCAATTGGTCGGCAGATTCTCCCGCACCTGCGATCGAGATAAACTTATTGGCTTTTGTTCCCGCAATCATTCCGATCAGAGAACCTTCGCTGTGGCCAATTACAACTACTTCAGAGAAGCGATTGTCTTGCTTTAACAGATTGATCCAGCTTTTGGCATCTTCGGTGTAATTCTCAAATACCAGAGTTTGTTCCGAGATAGCGGCCGGTTTACTTTCTGCAATTCCTCTTTTGTCGTAGCGCAATGATGCAATTCCGTTTTTTGCCAGTGCTTCCGCCAGCATTTTCAGAGAATTGTTTTTCATCATCGGATTATTTCCGTTGCGATCCGTGGGCCCCGAACCTGAAATAAGCAAAGCTACCGGGCATCTTTTTTCTAAATTCGGAGTGGTCAGCGTGCCAAAAAGCTGATCGATGTTGATTTTTAAAACAATGGGAGTTTCTGTAAAAGCAGCGTCCGTTTTATTTTGAGCATGTACAAAACTCAGAAACAGAATAGCAATGAGGATAAATAAATTCTTCATTTTCAAAAGGAAACTATTTAATGTTTATTCCGAATGGAAGCATGGCCTGAACTCCTTTTTGTTTTTGAAGTCTTTTTACCTGCTCGATAAGCATATAATTTTCTTCTCCAATTTCTTCCTTGATAAAGGCTTCTTTTGATTGAGCAAAAGGCAGCGTAGAAATAAGGTCGTTGAATGTTTTTTCGTATTCAGGGTAGTTTTGTGTACTGTAGGTTTTGATTTTTGCAATTTTTGCCGCTTTAGCAATAGCATCATTCAAACCTCCAATCTGATCTACTAATCCAATTTTTAAAGCTTCACTTCCTGACCAGACTCTTCCTTGTGCGATCGAATCTACCTGAGCAAAAGTCATTTTTCGGCCTTCCGCAACGTGCGTTACAAAGGTTTTGTAAATATGTTCTACTCCTTCTAAAGTAAAGGCTTTAAATTTCTCATCAACAGGTACAAACGGACTGTAATTTGCAGAATTTTCATGTGTTTTTACCTGCTCTGTATTGATGCCTAATTTGTGAGCTAAAGGAGTAAAGTTAGGCAGCACTCCAAAAACACCTATAGAACCCGTAATCGTATTGCTTTCTGCAAAAATTTTGTTAGCGTTGCAGGCAATGTAGTAACCGCCTGATGCGGCATAATTCCCCATAGAAACCACAACCGGTTTTACTTTTTTAGTTATCTCGATTTCTCTCCAGATCAGGTCAGAAGTCAAAGCACTTCCTCCCGGACTGTCTATTCTCAGAACAATTGCTTTTACGTCTTCATTTTTGCGGGCCTCCTGTAAAGAACGTCGCATAGAACCTTCCCCAATTACGTTAACATCTCCTTCGCCGCCTTGTATTTCACCTTGTGCATAAATAATAGCAATTTGGTCAGTAGCCGTATTGGTCAAGGCAGTTGTAATGTTATTTTGGGTATAATCCAGAATCGAGATTTTATTGTAATCATCGTCTCCCGTTACTTTTAATGCTTTTTTGATCGCGTTATGGTAAACATCTTCATAAGCAATAACATCCACCAGTTTTTGTGCTTTTGCCATTTCCGGAGTTCTGGCCAGTAATCCATTAGCAATTTCATTTAGTTTCGCCAACGGAATATTTCTGCTTTTTGAAATATCAGTCGTAACCGTAGTCCAGATTGAGTTTAAAAGAGCGGTTACCTGCTCTCTGTTAGCATCACTCATTTTATTTTCCAGAAAAGGTTCAACAGCACTTTTGTATTTTCCATGACGAATTACTTCCATGTGAATGCCTGATTTTTCCTGAAAATCTTTGAAAAACATCACCTCAGACGAAAGACCTTTAAAGTCTAAATCACCGGCAGGATTCAAATAAATAGTATTGGCTACAGAATTTAGATAATATTCTTTTTGCGAGTACGTATTGGCATAAGCCCAAACAAACTTTCCTGATTTTTTGAAGCTTTCAAGCGCATTTCTCAAATCTTTGTATTGTGCCAGACCTAAAGAAGATTCGTCATTTAAAATAGAGATTCCTTTAATGTTGTCATCTGTTTTCGCTGCTTCAATCGCATTGATTACATCTGTTAAGCCGATGCCTTTTTTATCCGAGAAAACAGTTACCCACGGGTCTTTGTATTTTCCGGCATAATCGTTTTGAATTTGTTTTAAATTTAATTCTATAACAGAATCACTTTTGACAGAAACAGCGTCGTCTCCTCCAAAAATTGCTCCAATAAGAATGACCCCAAAAAAGAAGAGGATAATAAATACAAAAATACCAATAACAGTGGCAATTACATTTCCTAAAAACTTCATAAGTATATTTTTTTTAATAAGTATCGAAAAAGGTTGGTTTGTTACAAAAGTAATCTAAAAACAAATTAATTCGAATAGCAAATTGGATGAAATGGTTGTGGTTTCTGCATTTTTAACGCATTGAATTAAAGGTAAGGTATTTTGTAAGATAAATATAGTTTGAGTTTGGAATATTTTATATTTGAGGAAACCAAATGCTTAAATATGAAAGATAAAATAATTCTGTGGAGTCTTTTTTTCTTTGGCTTTTATGCCGGGGCTCAAAAAATACAAACTAAAAAAGTGGTAGTCGATAAACTGACAAAACTTCCTCTGGAAAAAGTAAACATTTACAATCAAAAGGACAATTCACTAACGAATGAGGAAGGTGTTTTTTCTTTTATTTCCGATCAGGATGAATTGAATTTTAGTTTGATTGGATATGAAAATCTGAAACTCAGTTTTGAGGAAATAAACAAACGGGATACGATCTTTTTGCAAAGCAAAACAATTGAACTGGATGAAGTAGTGGTGGGAGAAGAAATGGCTATAATGAAAAAAGTATATGCCAAAATGAAAGAGAATTATATATTCGAACCTTATAATGAGAACTTCTTTTTGCGATGTGTCCTCAAGCGAAATGAAGAATTGGAAAGATTG
It encodes the following:
- the serB gene encoding phosphoserine phosphatase SerB; its protein translation is MATEDKEIILLKVSGHDKIGVTAGLTAVLATYDANILDIGQADIHDTLSLGILFEIQAGSSSGPVLKDLLFKAYELAIKVKFIPISIDDYEKWVKSQSKQRYIINILGEKLAASQLAAVTKIMSAQNLNIDSIIRLTGRTSIVDLEEYPRSCIQLSVTGDIVNKIDMTASFMEISRTLNVDISFQEDNIYRRNRRLVCFDMDSTLIQTEVIDELAELNGVGDQVRAITESAMNGEIDFNESFKQRMALLEGLSEDVLQKVAVNLPITKGAHRLMKALKYYGYKTAILSGGFTYFGEYLQKELGIDYVHANKLEIKDGKLTGKYIGDIVDGQKKAEYLKAIADKEGIHINQTIAVGDGANDLPMINLAGLGIAFHAKPKVKENAATSISSLGLDGVLYLLGYHDRYIDMM
- a CDS encoding redox-active disulfide protein 2, whose translation is MKNEKFSKMTTEELLKSQKMSKSATYAFAVILALLFIVNIYLVLKKGFSASQVVPIALLPLLILNFKTLKDIKEELKSRESQK
- a CDS encoding Zn-dependent protease; translation: MRNYILILIFFFISCTQKQHPKIIVLQPLGSFKTEQAKEVYHKIQTINPNVVLRANIPFPESAFYEPRNRYRADSIIKTIKNNIGTDSVIIGLSNRDISVTKEKTKDWGVMGLGYHPGKSCVVSDFRLSKQNKSAQFYKVVLHELGHTEGLPHCAVKNCLMRDAEGKNHLDEETDFCFKCKKHLIGKGWKLNNLAS
- a CDS encoding GH3 auxin-responsive promoter family protein — protein: MPLSIINSFASWVLKQRIHQIELFLKYPNEVQEELLHNLLTASENTIIGKQYDFESINSYQTFAERVPIATYEELQPLIERTRQGEQNVFWETPIKWFAKSSGTTNAKSKFIPVSNEALEDCHYKGSKDLLCLYLNNNEDSELFLGKSLRLGGSSQIYENNNTFFGDLSAILIENMPIWAEFSSTPSSKTSLMSEWESKIAAIINETKNENVTSFAGVPSWMLVLMNKVLENTGKESLLDIWPNLEVYFHGGVSFSPYKEQYKNILPSKDFRYYEIYNASEGFFAIQDLNNSSDLLLMLDYGIFYEFISMDTFGTPNQKVIRLADVELNKNYAIVITTNSGLWRYLIGDTVRFTSLNPYRIRVTGRTKHHINVFGEELMVENTDQAIAKACQLTHTEVIDYTVAPIFMQDKEKGAHEWMIEFKKKPADVGLFQKVLDDTLQTLNSDYEAKRHNNMTLNPLVINVARENLFYDWLKERDKLGGQHKIPRLSNQRDYLEQLKEM
- a CDS encoding DUF2797 domain-containing protein, which gives rise to MTYQGVLTKMQTEMGAPIQYYLVFEDSFLNMNQLLNKEIEINFVGFECLNCHKKKKIYRQGFCYECFYSSPAVGDWIMRPELSTAHLGIADRDLEYEQKVQLQPHIVYLALASEVKVGVTRKTQVPTRWIDQGATQAIAIVEVPNRYLAGITEVALKDHYTDKTNWRKMLQNTGENFDLLTEKAKVESLIPAEVQEYFYTQKNDLYELQYPVLNYPTKVTSLNLDKTPSFQGKLTGIKGQYLIFENGTVFNVRGSEGYVVSIAV
- a CDS encoding glycosyltransferase family 9 protein, yielding MSVLKRINVVRRSVMHRLTKNIGKPRSEQHIVLVDKTEIRRVLICRPNARLGNLLLVTPLVQEVNDMFPNCKVDLFVKGALALVIFGNYQNINKVIGLPKKPFKSLLEYLNVWISIKTQKYDVAINVDQNSSSGRLAVQFSNAKYKFYGDLNDESQLLKKDYDHIAKYPVYNFRNYLTKLGLAKSNKIIAPIDLKLSSSEIANGKKILNDLVPNSKRTICIFTYATGAKCLSEEWWENFYRQLKEEYTEYNIIEILPVENVSQIAFQAPAFYSKDIREIGAVIANTDLFIGADSGIMHLASAVQTPTIGLFSVSNLKKYEPYDNCSIGVDVNLYTKKDYSKIINSILNNGKINSIRQAI
- a CDS encoding AsmA-like C-terminal region-containing protein, whose amino-acid sequence is MVKKILKITAIVLVVLVAALFAIPYFFKDQIKAKISEAINKSVDAKVSFTDADLSLFRNFPNATVGIEKLVIINKAPFEGDTLVSLGELNLKMSIKELFKGKEEPLNIQGISSTNGLVNIIFNKDGVGNFDIALKDKEKDVKDDKSKPLSLKIQNYKIENFTFRYIDQGSKIKMVIDSLHHEGTGDFTNSKLDLTTKSVANVSLDMDKINYMKNVKLTLDAVLGIDLEKSKYTFKENKALINQLPLEFDGFIQMVDAGQIYDLKFKTPTSSFTNFLGLIPSAYASSLDGVKTTGDFTVAGFAKGELTETTVPKFNVAIASNNASFQYPNLPKSVQNIVIDTKIINETGILNDTYVNLDKLSFRIDQDVFNAKANIKNITQNPMVNAALKGTINLANLSKAYPIKMDKPLAGILKADVTTQFDMASVEKSQYQNIKNAGTMSLSGFKYTDENNKSMNISTALVEFNPSTINLKKFDATTGKSDLSINGVLENFYGFMFKKQELRGNFNMSSNQLAVDDFMTSGTPATEKAAAKPTEAMKIPAFLNCTLNAKATTVLYDNLKLKDVSGRLIVKDEKATLENFKTSIFGGTIGLNGAVSTKAKVPTFDMNLGFNQVDIAQTFTQLDMMKKIAPLAGIINGKLNSTIKLNGNLDDKELTPDLKSISGDLLGQLLSTTVNSKNSTVINALTSNLKFIDPNKINLNDIKAALTFDNGKVSVKPFDIKYQDIKITIGGTHGFDQTMNYNLKLDVPAKYLGNEANAFLAKMSPADAAKLQNIPINAVLTGNFSHPKVSTDMKSAVTSLAAQVANQQRDKLTQKGTSALNDFINKNTKAKDTTKAAATEKEQKTQEVTKKASDLINGLFKKKN